One stretch of Geoalkalibacter ferrihydriticus DSM 17813 DNA includes these proteins:
- a CDS encoding collagen binding domain-containing protein, with protein sequence MDKVDGVDKVDWVRFWFVLSAVFLCWACTPSDSGVDGTLLVGERPLAGAQLEIYLKSGKDRSVAPFAVATTDERGRYRLDLPPGRYYLIGKKREEGDDGRDRMLMAECPTNPVEVRGRVRVPPFSLREMGRGAGLVPEPGTAVQGRVVSDGGPVEGAWVYVYTNQASGLMGPSYAEAVRTDEVGRYRIPLPAGSYYLAARRRGDGSRLGEPAPGDLNGVHAGNPVVVIRGQEIDLEDIRVSVVEPETRAQRRNEGKFVATETAFTGRVVDGRGTPQAGIFVFAYLDRRMVGKPTYISEPSSEDGSFTLYLSSGGTYYIGARSRFGGPLEPGERVGTYGGRADHGADIERGAQVLLDDLQVREVW encoded by the coding sequence GTGGACAAGGTCGACGGAGTGGACAAAGTGGACTGGGTGCGATTTTGGTTTGTTCTTTCTGCGGTTTTTCTTTGTTGGGCCTGCACGCCGAGCGACAGCGGTGTGGATGGCACCCTGCTGGTGGGTGAGCGGCCCCTGGCCGGGGCACAGCTCGAGATATATCTCAAGAGCGGCAAGGACCGCAGCGTTGCGCCTTTTGCCGTGGCGACCACGGATGAGCGCGGGCGCTATCGCCTGGATCTGCCGCCGGGGCGCTATTACCTCATCGGCAAGAAGCGCGAAGAGGGCGACGACGGCCGTGATCGCATGCTTATGGCCGAATGTCCGACCAACCCCGTCGAGGTGAGGGGGCGGGTGCGGGTGCCTCCTTTCAGCCTGCGCGAGATGGGGCGCGGCGCGGGGTTGGTGCCCGAACCCGGCACCGCAGTGCAGGGGCGGGTGGTGAGCGACGGCGGGCCGGTCGAGGGGGCCTGGGTCTATGTGTATACGAACCAGGCTTCGGGACTCATGGGTCCCTCCTACGCCGAGGCGGTACGTACGGACGAGGTGGGCCGTTACCGCATTCCTCTGCCCGCCGGCAGCTATTATCTTGCGGCGCGCCGGCGCGGCGACGGGTCGCGCCTGGGTGAGCCGGCGCCGGGCGACCTCAACGGGGTTCATGCGGGCAATCCGGTGGTCGTGATCCGGGGTCAGGAAATTGACCTGGAGGATATCCGGGTCAGCGTCGTTGAGCCTGAAACCCGCGCGCAGCGCCGCAACGAAGGCAAGTTTGTCGCCACGGAAACCGCGTTTACCGGCCGGGTGGTGGATGGGCGCGGTACGCCCCAGGCAGGAATCTTCGTGTTCGCCTATCTCGACCGGCGCATGGTCGGAAAACCGACCTATATCTCCGAGCCGAGCAGCGAGGACGGCTCTTTTACTCTTTATCTGAGCAGCGGCGGCACTTATTACATCGGCGCGCGCAGCCGTTTCGGCGGACCCCTGGAACCCGGCGAGCGAGTCGGTACCTACGGCGGCCGCGCCGACCACGGCGCCGACATCGAGCGCGGCGCGCAGGTCTTGCTGGACGATTTGCAGGTTCGGGAGGTGTGGTGA
- a CDS encoding nitrous oxide reductase family maturation protein NosD, with the protein MKAFLLLIFLGLLPTAAQALSLSSDTVWRGALEFSETVRVERGVTLRVEPGTEIHFSGGGLEVLGHLEARGALFSGGDWEGIQLHGGEHLLDDCRISGARIGLLVLGGAPRLTNLEVSGNGTGIELRRQTSAEVQRCRILDNHGVGLFLKDEARPRIQDCLIQGNARFGVYVYRSNPQVFRDNLLRANPVGLMIAYYGTDPEIGGNRFEGNEVGIQVDRAARPVLVSNVLVDGGTGILLSRRADARIRHNRISGNRIGVQVEYSSYPVIRENDLAGNAMALVLSHQSSAWERANGEAARAAESSGRGAFGQTARQPADAEARRPRALTGTVDAKHNWWGAAETAELTRSAGRGNPPFIHDGRDEPYFEDEGKKYPLDMVEFAPWRAAPLNPAARNTQ; encoded by the coding sequence GTGAAGGCATTCTTGTTGTTGATTTTTCTCGGACTCTTGCCGACGGCGGCGCAGGCCCTTTCCCTTTCCTCGGATACGGTGTGGCGCGGGGCTCTGGAGTTTTCAGAAACGGTCCGCGTCGAGCGCGGCGTGACCCTGCGTGTGGAACCGGGCACCGAGATTCATTTCAGCGGCGGCGGCCTGGAAGTCCTGGGACACCTGGAAGCGCGCGGTGCGCTCTTTTCCGGCGGCGACTGGGAGGGCATTCAGTTGCACGGCGGTGAGCATCTGCTGGACGACTGTCGTATCAGCGGTGCGCGCATCGGGCTGCTGGTGCTCGGCGGCGCGCCCAGACTCACGAATTTAGAGGTGTCGGGAAATGGCACGGGAATCGAGCTGCGCCGTCAGACCAGCGCGGAGGTGCAGCGGTGCCGCATTCTTGACAATCACGGCGTGGGACTGTTTCTTAAGGACGAGGCCCGGCCGCGCATTCAGGATTGCCTGATCCAGGGCAACGCCCGCTTCGGCGTCTATGTCTATCGCTCTAATCCCCAGGTGTTTCGCGACAATCTGCTGCGCGCCAATCCCGTGGGTTTGATGATCGCCTATTACGGCACCGATCCCGAGATCGGCGGCAACCGCTTCGAGGGCAACGAGGTCGGCATTCAGGTCGACCGCGCGGCGCGTCCGGTTCTCGTGAGCAATGTCCTTGTCGACGGCGGCACCGGGATTCTGCTGTCGCGCCGTGCCGACGCCCGGATACGCCACAACCGCATCAGCGGCAATCGCATCGGCGTCCAAGTGGAATATTCCAGCTATCCGGTGATTCGCGAGAACGACCTGGCCGGCAACGCCATGGCGCTGGTCTTGAGCCATCAGTCCTCGGCCTGGGAACGCGCCAACGGCGAGGCCGCCCGCGCCGCCGAGAGCAGCGGGCGCGGCGCCTTCGGCCAGACGGCGCGCCAGCCCGCTGATGCCGAGGCGCGGCGTCCTCGGGCGCTCACCGGCACGGTGGATGCAAAGCACAACTGGTGGGGCGCGGCCGAAACCGCTGAATTGACGCGCAGCGCCGGGCGCGGCAATCCCCCATTTATCCACGACGGCCGTGATGAGCCGTATTTTGAGGATGAGGGCAAAAAATATCCGCTGGATATGGTTGAATTCGCACCCTGGCGGGCGGCGCCTTTAAATCCGGCAGCAAGGAATACGCAATGA
- a CDS encoding carboxypeptidase-like regulatory domain-containing protein, whose amino-acid sequence MRPIIISLVLLALAVPAWAASGVQGRVAWRGELVEGVQVHAYGAIADIPAGRVLAVSPPVDVDGSYRLDLPPGDYYLVARDFEGEPGPGNHFCYYSGAPVRVSAEHYTNVGFNLIRLGETPPPQPGEMSGIEGEITFEEELLERVYLYVYTDSARGFKGPGYTIQPVESGHFRLRLPPGEYWVLARKRAQGGMFGPIEIGDYFNYYYGNPVRIAAGEMHRVDIETITRLALLEEGEAPAFRGVRGVVTGPQDEPLAGVRVFAYRNPEMTGHPEVFSAATDAAGHFELPLGADGPWHLLARQSFGGPVGEGEWYGRYEAGAAGLTLSAEGSVSEVRIRVEKKSL is encoded by the coding sequence ATGCGACCGATAATTATTTCGCTGGTGTTGCTTGCGCTTGCCGTGCCGGCCTGGGCCGCTTCGGGAGTGCAGGGGCGGGTCGCCTGGCGTGGCGAACTGGTCGAAGGGGTCCAGGTCCATGCCTATGGCGCCATTGCCGACATCCCCGCCGGACGTGTCCTGGCGGTGTCGCCGCCGGTGGATGTCGACGGCAGCTATCGGCTGGATTTGCCGCCGGGAGACTACTACCTGGTGGCGCGCGATTTCGAGGGCGAGCCGGGGCCCGGCAACCATTTCTGTTATTACAGCGGTGCGCCGGTGCGGGTCAGCGCGGAGCACTACACCAACGTGGGGTTTAATCTCATTCGCCTGGGCGAAACCCCGCCGCCGCAACCGGGTGAAATGAGCGGGATCGAGGGCGAAATCACCTTTGAGGAAGAGTTGCTGGAGCGCGTTTATCTCTACGTCTACACCGATTCCGCGCGGGGGTTCAAAGGGCCGGGCTATACCATCCAGCCGGTGGAATCGGGTCATTTCCGCCTGCGCCTGCCGCCTGGAGAATACTGGGTGCTGGCGCGCAAACGCGCCCAGGGCGGGATGTTCGGCCCCATCGAAATCGGCGACTACTTCAACTACTACTACGGCAATCCGGTGCGCATCGCCGCGGGCGAGATGCACCGGGTGGATATTGAAACCATTACCCGCCTGGCTTTGCTCGAAGAGGGCGAGGCGCCGGCCTTTCGCGGGGTGCGCGGGGTCGTGACGGGGCCGCAGGACGAACCCCTGGCGGGGGTGCGGGTGTTTGCCTACCGCAACCCGGAGATGACCGGTCATCCCGAGGTGTTTTCCGCGGCGACGGACGCCGCCGGGCATTTTGAGCTGCCCCTGGGCGCCGACGGCCCCTGGCATCTTCTGGCGCGCCAGTCTTTCGGTGGGCCGGTCGGGGAGGGCGAATGGTACGGGCGCTATGAAGCAGGCGCTGCGGGATTGACCCTGAGCGCCGAGGGCAGCGTTAGCGAGGTACGTATCCGTGTCGAGAAAAAATCTCTTTAG